tgtgattgattgtatcccTGCGATTATATTATCAGGACGATCCCATTGCACTGGACGAGGGCACCAAAAAAATGGACGCATTGTTTGCAAGGCAAGTATTTTACTTCTTGTTCTGGTCATTTGCCTTACCTTGAAAAGTGACTAGATCAGCATCATCACATATATTAGACCTGCAGGGTGGTCATTCAAGTCGGGTCAGTTcatgttcatcatgttttggtATTGAGTCAACAGATATGGAGTCAGCCCGTTTACACCATGGAAAGAACTTCTAGTTCAAGGCCCTATCTTTATTGGCTTTTATCTGGCTGTGAGACCCTGTACTCCCACTTCAACATTTCCCTTTTAAAATTAAGTTAGCTGCTCTAGTACTTTTAATCTCATTAAGCTTGTTGACGATGTCCCAGATCGCAAATATGGTTGAGAAGGTTCCATCTTTAAGAACCGGTGGTGCTCTCTGGTTCACTGATCTTACAACTCCCGATACTTTGTGCATCTTCCCTCTTCTGACGTCACTATCCTTCTTGATCACCGCTGAGGTTGAAATTCAAAGATAATTGAGAGTCTTGCACATTCCGTATCAATTTTCAGGGGTTTTGTCTCTGCTAACTGCAGTTTTTGCAGTGCTATGTGCGAGAAGGTAGTCAAATGACCAGTACCAAGAGGAACTCTGCAAGGATTATTGCTATTCTTACAGTACCACTTTTAATGGGGTTTCCAAAGGTATATGATTTATTTGAGAAGATGAATCCTTGCAATTTTTCCTAGAGGTATTATAATTTGGAATTAAAATTGTTGGGTTTCAGTCGCAAGTGTCGAGTACTATTATTCATCCGCCAATATTGATGTTTGTTACAGGCATTCTTTTGCTATTGGATACCCTCCAATGTGTTTAATCTTGCATACGTATTAGGTGAGTGTATTCACTTCTGAAATTATTTTTTACTAGTATGGGAAGTTATTGTTTTCGAAGAATGcccacaaaataaaaaataaaaaataaaaacgtgAGCCTTCTGGATGAATACCCCACCCCTGTTCATAACCTCCTGTTTTTATTAAGCTCCGGCGTCTCtgatgaattgtttttgtttggttttgtccATAAGACTATAAGATTAGATGGTCTTTTCACAGAGTTACTTCGTCTTACGCCCCTGATGGTACTCCTCATTAAGTGTCAGAGTAGCATGCCTAACAGCCTAAGCCATTCTTTAATCAACCACGGCTACCAAATGGAGATTGAATGTTGCTTTACAGAATTTTTGGTCCTGCAGGTATCAAACACCCTGAAATCAGAAAGTTATTCGATCTTCCTGCAGCTTCAATGTCTTCTACTGGTAAATCACCTTCCAGACAGTCAGTAACATCATCCGAGCAACATGAAACCGATGAAGAGCCGACAAAGTCCCCTGATTCATCCCAAGTTGCTGACACGAGGGTTTCTTCACTCGCAGTTATAAAACAAAGGATAAGACATCTTGAGAAACAGCTTAAGGcggaaaagaaaaataagaaggctAGATGATTCAATGACTTTTTCCGGAAGAAATGACGATTTCAATAGTTTCCTTAATTCTGACAGTTTTTCAGTGAAACCTTAGCAACGCGATTGCATCCTTTCTAACCCCCTCTCCCTTCACAGTCCAACAGTTGGAATGGAGTTGCATGCCTTAGTCAGGTGGTGTTCCTTCACCGCTTTCTCAACAGCTATACCGTGTATGTCGTCTAGGTTTTTACTTATAACTCCTGCTCATTATCTCTTGCTCATTCAAATGAACGATTTCTTTACATttgacaaaaagaaaaaaaggcaAGAATCAACATTGTTTACCTCTCGGAGCttttaatattaatttaaattattCCTATCTCAGAATTCCACATTTACCACAGGTCCTATTTTAGTTGGACCCATAAATGAGATCCAACACATTAATCATCTAAATACAATCCTATAAGATTAACTACACAACAGTGATGTTATACATTGTACAAAGTGATGGCTTACAAAAATTACATTATATACAGCCAAAGTAGAGAGAAGGGACCTCTCGGCATGCTGACATCTTCAAGAACTGGAGAAAAATTCGCGAATATAGCCACCCAATTATTCATATAAAACCATCAAAGTAAGAGAATTTAACCGTCTTCAGAAGTGAAATCTGGCTCGGCTGGCTTTGGGAGATTGAGAAGAGGGGATCTCGGTGGCAGCATCCTCGCATTTGGTGGAGTTTTACGTCGCAGGTTACGAAGTGCATTTGCAGCAAACCTGGAAACATATATAGTGGCGCCAAGGCTTGGTGGTGAGCTTCCACCCTCCCTAGGCAAACCATCTTCTGCAGCCTCCAAAGCTTTCTCAACCTTTCTTCTCGAGTACCGCCTCCAAGCTGCTTGTATGAAACCGGCTGCCCATAACCTCCACTGATGTGATGAAGATCTGTAGAtattaaaatatcacaaattcaaGCTAAGATGCAAATTTGATCCAAAATTTATCAAAATGCAAggctctttttttttaaaaaaaaatggagCAAAAGGTTCATTATTGTTTGGTTCCGGATTGGAATAAAGAAGGATGACTCGATAAACTGTTCTACTTCGTGCAATTCTGAGCGTGCCTCTGGACACAGGGCGGCAGACCTTTTTAGTTCTGGTTGAAATTTGAGGGGAAAAAAAGTCATATTTGTAAGAGCATAAGGGTGTAAAGCAGTGAGCTGCAGCCTTATGGCTGTAGACATGTTTTGCTTCGAAGTCATCAAGATTACTGGAAACAGGCAACCAACCATCATTCATCGAGTCTGAAACTAATGAAAGAATAATTAGATACTGAGACAAAACAGTTTGCTTGCCTAAAGGTGTGTCGGAGTTGCTTGCTGTGAAGCCTACGAAATTGTGATGCCACAAACTTAAGGTCATCAGGCATTAAGGCAAAGGCTTCAACATCAGTTTGGCTCTGTACAGTCCTAGTTGATATAGGCAGATTGGATGAGGAGTGGGGATCTAGCGCCCATGTCAGTAACTCTTCTCCACAGAAGTCACCAGGATCGAGATATAGTGAATTAAAGAAGCCAGTTCTTCCCCCATTGGTAGTCATAGTCAATAAATTTCCTCTCATTATAAAGAGCATCTCGTTCACAGGATCTCCCTCACGAACAATGTAGCTTTTCTCAGTGTAAAGGACCGGCTTCAGGCGATCACACACTGCGTCTTTCAGCCGTTCATCCATTTTCCAAAGCATTGGCACCTACACAGAAACGGCTCAATTAACTGGATATGCTTTTTTGAATGGGAATGAAGTAGCATCATTTCCATGTGATTTCATTGTCGGGTCATTCGAAACAACCTCTCTGTGTTGTCACTTGTCAACACGGGGGTATGGCTCTCCCTCCTTCCACCACACACCTCACCCGCCATGCCAGTGGCAGAAGCCTTCGTGGCACTTGATAATGTTATAAAGACCAAAAAGTTTTAAGCATATTTCCAAGCGAGTAATAGACACTATAATATGTTATAGACTCTTAGCCGTCTTTGGTGATTATTAGAATTTGAGAAGCCGATGATTTAGATCAGTGCAACTTACCTTCTTAATTAGAGCCAGGCAGAGATGCCGCTTTATATCCCTTCTGAGGTCCTTTGGAAGGTTATGGATTACACATTCTTCATCAACGCCTCTTGTTTCTTGCCACTTGTATTGCTCATACCTCCTAATCCTCTCCCTCAAGTCCTCGGGGAGCAAACGATGAGACATCCACTGCTCTGCATCTCGCCTTCTAACTCTCATCTCCTCAACTCTGACAGTTGTCGATTGTAGGTATTCCTATATAGAACAAACCCATCATCACAAATTTTATAATTCCAACAATGTGCTATAAAAACATTAGATGGAAACAGAATGGGGTATTATAATGCCAGGCAGTCTTTTTAGATCATTGAGTCGGTTACAGCATAGTATAGTAACCGGAAATCTAAAATGATGATTACGTACCAACTAATTCATTACTTGTACATCTTAAAACACTTATAGCGTGCATAAGCATGAAAGTGGTATATGTAGCTAAATACAAAGATGAGCGCCATAGAAGCGTAGACCGCAATCATGGTGTTTGCGTTAAGAATGGAGTCCTTGAAAATCATAACCATCATGATAAGCTACTTACTTACCTGCATATTCCCAATGAGCAATGAAAACAGAACTAGTCCAGCGATGCAAATGAAGGCAGCAAACAAGTTCTCCCCAATAAATGTACTTGTTTGGAGATTCTGACCAAGAGAGCTACAGGAAAagaattttaaaacaaaattagacTTCGTAATTACCATTGGCCATAAGCCCATAATTCATGCCGAATTTAGACTTAAAAGAAGCGATACACAGGAAAGGAATAAGCACATTACGTTAGCAGTTGGTAGTTTGGCACCCTTATTAGAAATGACGATTTTTAAGGCGTGAAATATTCGTTTAAGGCGTGGAGCGGTGGAGGACTTTATAAGAAAACCCAAGAGTGAGGAATTCTAGACCACTTTCCCCAAAATTGACACTCTCAATGAACTGTATAGTGTATGACATGGTACATGAAGAACTTTCGTTTTTTGAGATTCTATGTCATGCATGGTGTACACCTAAGGCCTAAGGGATGGATGTAAGACTGCATTTAGTAGACAATTTTGGTAGACTGTGGTTACAGCCATGTTTTCAAAACCTACGGCTCCATTGCGTGTGCTCGGTGTAGAAGTTTTGGATCATTCAAGTCCGGTTTTTTTGTTATTAGGATAGGTGAAAACTATTTATTGCTCGATCAAAaagataatttaaaaaaaaaaacgggaaTTAAATCTACAACTTCCacccatctttcctatttatcgtTGGTAACATATCTCAATGCAATTTTAGAGAGACGCGAAAGCGAAAGCCCGGTAGTATCCTCAAAAAAAGGAAACTTTCCTCTCCCCAGCACATCCTCCAGGTGCCATCTTTCTTGGGCACTGGTGTAAACAGCCTCTTTTTCTTTAGTATGATAGGAGGACTCAAATCATCAAATCCATTAATGAAACTAACAAATTACGCATGCAATGCACAATATATGACACATAACTACATAAAACACGAAAAAACAGAAATTCCTTTCAAGAACAAAAAAAATAGAGCCATTATATTCAGAAATAACAGAAAATGAGTGATTTTAATTCTTCCTCTAGCAGGACCCAGTATTCAACGTAGGCCATATTGGTGTTGGAAGGCTTTCAACAAAGATTCACTGGAAATGAGTTTACGAAAGGACAGAGTATTACATACCTTAGGTTGCGAAGTCCCCACCAAAAACAATAGAAGAGTTTTTTAAAGAAGTCAGTAGATTGCACCACTTCTAACTGAAGGGCGTCATAGACCATGCCAAAGTTGAAGGAAGTAGAGTTTGTGATCTGATCAGGCTGAACAAGGTTGCAATAAGCCGTATCCAATGTATAACTTCCTGCATGTTTGTCTAGGTCCTTGCAATATAAAGATAGGCGGTAGCATCCCTGTCCTGAGCATGAATCATGCCAGCATCTGCCTAGACGATCTATCGCAAATAGATACCAAACTGCTCCGAGCACCTGTTCATTAGGCCAAAGAGTTTATATTGTTAGACATTGCTTCCAGTTCTACCTGAAAATCTTCAATGCATAAGGCGTTGGTTGCTGTCACTCAATATTAAAAGCAACCAGCAGCTGTCTTAAAATTTAATTAGACTTTTAGGATGCAAGAGATACTTCTTCATGCTTAGGACAGATCTTTTGTAAAACATAGAAGTTTATGCAACTGAAAGAAATTTTAATGAAGCTCTAAGACGGATACTGACTGCATGGTATCTAACTATCTATTTTTAATCTATCTTGCCGTTCATGGTATAATGCAAAACCAAAATCACTTTTTTTTCTATATGTAAAGCATTACCTGCATCAAAGGATtctaaaaacgaaaaaagaaaaagtgtaatttcatgTAGGATTATACGAAACTTACGTGGCTAGCTAGCATGTAGAGAAATAGGTTAAAAGCAGCTCCTGCCCATGCTGTTTCAGTAATTATGCCTGATGTTCTTGTTACTCCCTTGTATAATGGATAAATGCGGAAGAGCCTTGGAAAATACTGGCTAAAGATCACCATTTTCAACAACCCCTTTGACGTCATTCGGCCACCACTCATATTTGGAATGATTACTGAAACTGCCAGCTGAATATACAAACAGAATCAAAGGAATTGTTTTTCTTAGTTAAATTGCTGGTTTCCTGTCAGAACTTTACGAGTAACTAAAATGCCTAATTGAATAACATGATGCTCTTGAAATTCGGTATAAAACTGTTTTTCATAAACCATATCACTTCACAACCTTCAGAGTTATGAGCAGATTAGATTCTCCAGTGTAAACTACACCCATCTTATGTACTAGTTCTTAATTTGCACTTCTTACGTGTTCACCAATATTATGTTCGTGAATACAGCCAAAGGAAAAGGATTGATATAAATCGGTAACGGGATAACAAGCACTGTAATTTGCATGAactaatattcattggtgatgcATGCACCTTAAGAAGGGTGTATCCTGATGGTAAGCAGACAGTGATCCTGTACTATGATGATTCTGTCCACACCAATAGCTAGGAATTACATACATAATTATCATTTTCATGCTCGCCAAGATTTTATTAATCCAAAAGAAAATAAATGAGGAGTATGATGAGAAACAAAACTCCTTGTCAGTTGTCACTATGTTGTTTGCAAAGAATTAGAAACTTGAATTGCATGTGTGTACTTAATCATCCAAAAGAATTAGAAACGCGAATTACATTTGCAAAGAGGATCATTTCAAATACCTGAGGAAAAGGCATCACGGCTAGAACATCAACAATGAAATACGAAGAGAGGTATCTTCTAGCTATAGCAGCAGGATCCCTGATTAACTCGCCGCGACCAAGCACTCGAGAAGAAGGAGATATAAAGCCAGTACGAAACTGTAAAATTATATGAAGTAAATAGAACAAGTCGGTGATTGTCCGAAGAACACAAGCTATAATTTTCAACTTGTGATCCCACTTTAGACATTTGTTATTGCCATCTACAACTGGAACATAAAGGAACAATGGATCCCAGGCCATGGCAAATACACATGAGATGAGAAAAATCTTGTTCCATTTACGCAGAAATGGTCCCTGCGGGTCAAGAATTTCTATTTGATAGCCAGACTTCTTTCCGGATGGATAATGGAACGAATCAATGCTCAGCGACCCTTTCAAGCTCCTAATTCCTTGAGAGCTTCTCTGAACCCCTCTCCTGATAGCATCCAATGCAGATGAAAGTGTTGCTTTGTTCTCCGAAAATACAGATGGAGATGGAGTCcatggagatggagatggagatggagatagTGATGGTgacggtgatggtgatggtgatggtccCGTGGTAGGAAACAATGGCTGCTCAGAACTGGTGGACCCCTCTGAATCCCTATCCTCAAACCTGGGACTCGGAAAAAGCAGCATAATCAGGCAGCAGGCACATATTTGAGTAAAAATCCAAATGGTGTAGAACAATGCGGCCTTAGTGGATATAACCGATTATGGAGACCTGGCAGTCTGACACAGTGACACTTGAGACTTGACTCATAGTGTTGAGTTTCCATAATGCACGATTGCTTGTGAATTTAAAGATCTATACATGCATAAAAATGAAAGGAAGACGAAAGATCACAGAGCTAAATGCTAGGAAGTAAATGATACCTACCTGACATATTTGTCTAGCTTGGGATTATCAAAGCTCGTGAGCTGAATATTGCTTGACATGATGAGTTGGCTGGTCCTGAGCTCCGACTTACCAGTTGTAAGTTATCGACGCCAGCTAGCCCTGACACAATGTTCATATCCAAGTTCAGTACTTGTTTTAAAGACAACAAGATTGCAACATGGAAAAGACGTTTTTGCTGATTATTGCCTGCTTTAATCAGCAGGAACAACAGGAAATATGGGCGTTTTTACTGGGGGTGTTGTGTAACCAGAATAAGGCCACAGCAATCTAAAATTTTAATTTCATTAGTTCCTCAAGGGCTCCCGCGAATTTAACAACTAGGTAAGAAAGTCGAATGTACATTGTTTTTAAACGACCCAAAATGAAAATTATGACGAGTATTGCATTAACTGACTGTCACTACATACTAGAAAAAACAAAGGCGCATTCAATTTAGTGATCCATTTTGCTTTATTTCAACCTAAGAATATGAAGTCTTTGACTCCAATGGGAATGAAAAAAATCCGATAAAGTAGAGTCTAACCCCAGAAACAAGGTTAAATGGTCTGCAACCATATTTAGGGTGAACAAATTACTCTGTATACGTGACGATCATGATTCCGTAAAACAACAACAGCAGACACCAGCAGAAACAAGGTTAAATGGGAAGTGAAACAAAGAATTAAAAGTAGATTACTAGGTCAAACAAACGTATAGTCAATTAAGTCAGCTTTGTTTCTCAATTTCTATTACCTTTGTACTATTACCTAACACAGTAACACTCTTTTACCTATTAACCGGATTTGTATACTCCTTTCGTCTCAGTTATATTGTCTATTTGACTAAAAAGGTTAGATTATAGAAAACGTTACGGACCAATTTTATTTCCTTAACGAGCTGGAACTAAAAGGAATACTGTATCTAGAAAAGGAGCAACGAATTTGGGATGGTTTCGGACGGAACGAGTATTGTTTAGTTCACATCATTTGTTTGGACGGAATTTACAAGTTGCGGACCGATACTAGGTCAGCCACCTTTTTTACCAGGCTAACTGTTTCTAACACGGTAGCTGGTCAAGTGAAATTACTTCAGGTTTTAAGATTTTTTGTGTGTATATGATATTGACTGGGCTTGAACCCGGTCATGATTATCATCCCTAGTGACTCGAATTTTAAGGTGAGACTCGTGACCTAATTTGCAGCTAGTTCACACTCTTACTTACCTACTACACATTTTTTAgaatataaaataaatttaaataaataaatttaaaaaaataaataaataaataaaatcatACTCCGTACTTGCAATTGCTTTCAATTGCGGTTCATGATCAAAACTCCATCATCCTGCAAAATTGTtaatcaaacacaaaaaaacacaatCATTTAGCCAAAATCATCCTCGTTAATTCTTTTAAAAAGGaattgaagcaaaaaaaaattaccgtttaatgagctgttttagcTGAATTTCACAGTAGAATCTCAAAATTATTTGGCAAATTGCTTTTAAAATTAAGCAGTAAGCATCAACAACTAAATAATTCTAACAAGTGTTTGTTTTAATCAGTTGAAATTGAAATTATCCAAAATTAATGATGTATATGAAGAAATTTGGAGTAAAAATGAAGTGAAAGTGGGAAAAAGTGAAGGAAATTTGGTGTAGTGAGGAATAATGGAAGGCAGTAACACAGTTTTGGACTCCATTTTTATTGCAAGTGGAAAACTTAAATAAAtagagaagaaggaagaaataaGTCAAGGTTTTGAAACAAGAGACCAAAAGGTAAAGCTGGCTGTTGTTTCTCAGAAATTCTCTTTGAAAATTGCCATTTCAACACACCAAGGTCAATGCCCCCAACTTCCCTTTGTGGGACCATTCTCTTTGAGAATACTATACACAACGTATTTAACGGGTTTTGTCACTTCCcataagaagaaaagaaaaagacgaAAAAGGACGAAAGGTTTGCGGGCTGGTACTCTGACAACTGTGGCAGACGGGACCAAAAGTGATGTGTTGCCTTTACCTTCTATGATTTCTATCAAGCCTATGGACTGTGACCTGGCTTATGAGAAAGCTGCTCCAAGTTTTTCCTCTGAGCTCGTCA
This sequence is a window from Silene latifolia isolate original U9 population chromosome 8, ASM4854445v1, whole genome shotgun sequence. Protein-coding genes within it:
- the LOC141596799 gene encoding mitochondrial inner membrane protein OXA1-like, encoding MACRHSLTKKTILLRRWYHPSLSHIVYHRRESDKEFHSQSHSQSQNGIVPNISGMSRNGRHGFLLRQSKFLFVLPFTQGFGPSLLKYMSTQGWEGSNNVELLGDAANTLTDKTVEVVSSQAPAVSEVALAAAESSIPVAAIQYLIDIVHSFTGLNWWAAIAVTTILVRGATLPFLINQLKATYKFRLIGRRLKEIKQQIQASDDPIALDEGTKKMDALFARYGVSPFTPWKELLVQGPIFIGFYLAIANMVEKVPSLRTGGALWFTDLTTPDTLCIFPLLTSLSFLITAECYVREGSQMTSTKRNSARIIAILTVPLLMGFPKAFFCYWIPSNVFNLAYVLGIKHPEIRKLFDLPAASMSSTGKSPSRQSVTSSEQHETDEEPTKSPDSSQVADTRVSSLAVIKQRIRHLEKQLKAEKKNKKAR
- the LOC141596798 gene encoding cyclic nucleotide-gated ion channel 1-like; amino-acid sequence: MSSNIQLTSFDNPKLDKYVRFEDRDSEGSTSSEQPLFPTTGPSPSPSPSPSLSPSPSPSPWTPSPSVFSENKATLSSALDAIRRGVQRSSQGIRSLKGSLSIDSFHYPSGKKSGYQIEILDPQGPFLRKWNKIFLISCVFAMAWDPLFLYVPVVDGNNKCLKWDHKLKIIACVLRTITDLFYLLHIILQFRTGFISPSSRVLGRGELIRDPAAIARRYLSSYFIVDVLAVMPFPQLAVSVIIPNMSGGRMTSKGLLKMVIFSQYFPRLFRIYPLYKGVTRTSGIITETAWAGAAFNLFLYMLASHVLGAVWYLFAIDRLGRCWHDSCSGQGCYRLSLYCKDLDKHAGSYTLDTAYCNLVQPDQITNSTSFNFGMVYDALQLEVVQSTDFFKKLFYCFWWGLRNLSSLGQNLQTSTFIGENLFAAFICIAGLVLFSLLIGNMQEYLQSTTVRVEEMRVRRRDAEQWMSHRLLPEDLRERIRRYEQYKWQETRGVDEECVIHNLPKDLRRDIKRHLCLALIKKVPMLWKMDERLKDAVCDRLKPVLYTEKSYIVREGDPVNEMLFIMRGNLLTMTTNGGRTGFFNSLYLDPGDFCGEELLTWALDPHSSSNLPISTRTVQSQTDVEAFALMPDDLKFVASQFRRLHSKQLRHTFRSSSHQWRLWAAGFIQAAWRRYSRRKVEKALEAAEDGLPREGGSSPPSLGATIYVSRFAANALRNLRRKTPPNARMLPPRSPLLNLPKPAEPDFTSEDG